From one Streptomyces chromofuscus genomic stretch:
- a CDS encoding YnfA family protein: protein MLVIRSAALFLVAALFEIGGAWLVWQGWREQRGWLWITGGLLALGAYGFVATFQPDAHFGRVLAAYGGIFVAGSIAWGMVADGYRPDRWDITGALICLAGMAVIMWAPRGN from the coding sequence ATGCTCGTCATCCGGTCCGCCGCCCTCTTCCTCGTCGCCGCCCTCTTCGAGATCGGCGGCGCCTGGCTGGTCTGGCAGGGCTGGCGGGAACAGCGGGGCTGGCTGTGGATCACCGGCGGTCTCCTCGCCCTCGGCGCCTACGGCTTCGTCGCCACCTTCCAGCCGGACGCCCATTTCGGCCGCGTCCTCGCCGCGTACGGCGGGATCTTCGTCGCCGGTTCGATCGCCTGGGGCATGGTCGCGGACGGCTACCGCCCGGACCGCTGGGACATCACGGGCGCGCTGATCTGCCTCGCCGGAATGGCCGTGATCATGTGGGCCCCGCGAGGGAACTGA
- a CDS encoding LLM class flavin-dependent oxidoreductase, giving the protein MQFGIFSVGDVTPDPTTGRTPTERERIKAMVAIALKAEEVGLDVFATGEHHNPPFVPSSPTTMLGYVAARTERLILSTSTTLITTNDPVKIAEDFAMLQHLADGRMDLMMGRGNTGPVYPWFGQDIRQGINLAIENYALLHRLWREDVVNWEGKFRTPLQGFTSTPRPLDGVPPFVWHGSIRSPEIAEQAAYYGDGFFHNNIFWPADHTKRMVELYRNRYAHYGHGTPEQAIVGLGGQVFMRKNSQDAIREFRPYFDVAPVYGHGPSLEDFMDQTPLTVGSPQQVIEKTLSFREYAGDYQRQLFLMDHAGLPLKTVLEQLDMLGEEVVPVLRKEFAAGRPASVPQAPTHQSLLAASRNETAASGRVSAE; this is encoded by the coding sequence ATGCAGTTCGGGATCTTCAGCGTCGGCGACGTCACGCCGGACCCGACCACCGGCCGGACGCCGACGGAGCGCGAGCGGATCAAGGCCATGGTCGCCATCGCGCTGAAGGCCGAGGAGGTCGGCCTGGACGTCTTCGCGACCGGCGAGCACCACAACCCGCCGTTCGTGCCGTCGTCCCCCACCACGATGCTCGGCTACGTCGCGGCACGGACGGAGAGGCTGATCCTCTCCACCTCGACGACTCTGATCACCACCAACGACCCGGTGAAGATCGCCGAGGACTTCGCGATGCTCCAGCACCTGGCCGACGGCCGGATGGACCTGATGATGGGGCGCGGCAACACGGGCCCGGTCTATCCCTGGTTCGGGCAGGACATCCGGCAGGGCATCAACCTCGCCATCGAGAACTACGCGCTGCTGCACCGGCTGTGGCGCGAGGACGTCGTGAACTGGGAGGGCAAGTTCCGCACGCCGCTGCAGGGGTTCACGTCCACGCCCCGCCCGCTGGACGGGGTCCCGCCGTTCGTCTGGCACGGCTCCATCCGCTCCCCGGAGATCGCCGAGCAGGCCGCGTACTACGGCGACGGCTTCTTCCACAACAACATCTTCTGGCCGGCCGACCACACCAAGCGGATGGTCGAGCTGTACCGGAACCGCTACGCCCACTACGGGCACGGCACGCCCGAGCAGGCGATCGTCGGACTCGGCGGCCAGGTGTTCATGCGGAAGAACTCGCAGGACGCGATACGCGAGTTCCGGCCGTACTTCGACGTCGCCCCGGTGTACGGGCACGGCCCGTCCCTGGAGGACTTCATGGACCAGACCCCGCTGACCGTGGGCTCGCCGCAGCAGGTGATCGAGAAGACGCTGAGCTTCCGCGAGTACGCCGGTGACTACCAGCGCCAGCTGTTCCTGATGGACCACGCCGGGCTGCCGCTGAAGACCGTGCTGGAGCAGCTCGACATGCTGGGCGAGGAGGTCGTGCCGGTGCTGCGCAAGGAGTTCGCGGCCGGGCGTCCGGCCTCGGTGCCTCAGGCGCCGACCCACCAGTCCCTGCTGGCCGCCTCGCGGAACGAGACCGCTGCTTCCGGAAGGGTGAGTGCCGAATGA
- a CDS encoding FMN reductase: MKLVVVSAGLSVPSSTRLLGDRLAAAVGRQAPVDLEVVELRDLAVEIAHNFTNGFPGRSLSAAIDAVTSADGLIVVTPVFSASYSGLFKSFFDVIEPDTLAGKPVLVAATGGTARHSLVLEHALRPLFAYLKAVVVPTGVYAASEDWGAEGLDGRIERAAGELARLMTGLSVSRPATAGVDVVVPFEQQLAALRPGG; the protein is encoded by the coding sequence ATGAAGCTCGTCGTCGTCTCGGCAGGGCTGAGCGTGCCGTCGTCCACCCGGCTGCTCGGCGACCGGCTCGCCGCCGCCGTGGGGCGGCAGGCGCCGGTCGACCTGGAGGTCGTCGAGCTGCGCGACCTCGCCGTGGAGATCGCGCACAACTTCACCAACGGCTTCCCGGGCCGGTCCCTGTCCGCCGCGATCGACGCGGTGACCTCGGCGGACGGACTGATCGTGGTCACGCCGGTGTTCTCGGCGTCCTACAGCGGGCTGTTCAAGTCCTTCTTCGACGTGATCGAGCCGGACACCCTGGCGGGCAAGCCGGTGCTGGTCGCGGCGACCGGGGGCACGGCCCGCCACTCGCTGGTCCTGGAGCACGCCCTGCGTCCGCTCTTCGCCTACCTGAAGGCCGTCGTCGTCCCGACCGGCGTGTACGCCGCCTCGGAGGACTGGGGCGCCGAAGGGCTCGACGGGCGGATCGAGCGGGCCGCGGGGGAGCTGGCCCGGCTGATGACGGGGCTGTCGGTGAGCAGGCCGGCCACCGCCGGCGTGGACGTCGTCGTCCCGTTCGAGCAGCAGCTCGCCGCGCTACGTCCCGGCGGGTGA
- a CDS encoding response regulator transcription factor: MPHTVLLAEDDRAIRNALERALTLEGYRVTAVADGVEALAQAHRTPPDVLVLDVMMPGIDGLQVCRVLRAEGDRTPILMLTALVETADRIAGLDAGADDYVVKPFDVEEVFARLRALLRRTNGAGAVDVPERAPLPERQLKAAGLRMDPQARRAWRGGRELELTRTEFELLELLVRNEGIVLDHSTIYDRIWGYDFGPGSKNLAVYVGYLRRKLDEPGAPQLIHTVRGVGYVLRED, encoded by the coding sequence GTGCCCCACACTGTTCTGCTCGCCGAGGACGACCGCGCCATCCGCAACGCCCTGGAACGGGCCCTGACCCTGGAGGGCTACCGGGTCACCGCGGTCGCCGACGGCGTCGAGGCGCTGGCGCAGGCCCATCGCACGCCGCCGGACGTGCTCGTGCTGGACGTGATGATGCCGGGGATCGACGGGCTCCAGGTGTGCCGGGTGCTGCGGGCCGAAGGGGACCGGACGCCGATCCTGATGCTGACGGCGCTCGTGGAGACGGCCGACCGGATCGCGGGGCTGGACGCGGGCGCCGACGACTACGTCGTGAAGCCGTTCGACGTCGAGGAGGTCTTCGCGCGGTTGCGTGCCCTGCTGCGGCGTACGAACGGGGCCGGCGCCGTCGACGTACCGGAGCGGGCGCCGCTGCCCGAGCGGCAGCTCAAGGCGGCCGGGCTGCGGATGGACCCCCAGGCGCGGCGGGCCTGGCGCGGCGGGCGGGAGCTGGAGCTGACCCGCACCGAGTTCGAGCTGCTGGAACTGCTCGTGCGCAACGAGGGGATCGTGCTCGACCACTCCACGATCTACGACCGGATCTGGGGGTACGACTTCGGGCCGGGGTCGAAGAACCTCGCCGTGTACGTCGGCTATCTGCGCCGCAAGCTGGACGAGCCGGGGGCGCCGCAGCTCATCCACACCGTCCGTGGGGTGGGTTACGTGCTGCGGGAGGACTGA
- a CDS encoding sensor histidine kinase, which produces MRRAGAESGVGSGAGAGGWWRPRLVSLRTTFAVSFALVTAVVTVLVGILSYGAAARLVRVDQQSVFDEVVRDLRGEVSERRMLPEDFSSAPGHDFVRPARTDVQVLGPDGSVVDPGSPGLPVTDADREVAGAARAGALAQHQDVDVGNDVYRVATVALGGSRGAVQVAQEFSDTEDLLRALQQRTLLMMAAVVIGAGLFGWWLARHITRRLVILTAAAEAVARTRRLGIDVPVTGSDEVGRLGRAFDRMLGRLAQSEEDQRRLVQDAGHELRTPLTSLRTNISLLRRIDELPPGTRDELVADLGQEARELTDLVNELVDLAAGQPDAEPPQRVDVADLAEDVAGLARRRTGRRIEVRASGDTTTQGRAGMLTRAISNLVENAAKFDAAGTAPIEIVVSGPARPGAIRVEVHDRGPGVADTDVVRVFDRFYRAPDARSLPGSGLGLSIVREVALAHEGAPFACRREGGGSVIGFTVGAGAPDAGGGA; this is translated from the coding sequence CTGCGCAGGGCCGGGGCCGAGTCCGGTGTCGGGTCCGGGGCCGGGGCCGGTGGGTGGTGGCGGCCGCGGCTGGTGTCCTTGCGGACGACCTTCGCCGTGTCCTTCGCCCTGGTGACCGCCGTCGTCACCGTGCTCGTCGGCATCCTGTCCTACGGTGCCGCCGCCCGGCTGGTGCGCGTCGACCAGCAGTCGGTGTTCGACGAGGTCGTGCGGGATCTGCGGGGCGAGGTGAGCGAGCGGCGGATGCTCCCGGAGGACTTCTCCTCCGCACCGGGACACGACTTCGTGCGCCCCGCCCGTACGGACGTGCAGGTGCTGGGCCCCGACGGGAGCGTCGTCGACCCGGGCAGCCCCGGGCTGCCGGTGACCGACGCCGACCGGGAGGTCGCGGGCGCGGCGCGGGCCGGGGCGCTGGCCCAGCACCAGGACGTCGACGTCGGCAACGACGTCTACCGGGTCGCGACCGTCGCGCTGGGCGGCAGCCGGGGCGCGGTGCAGGTGGCGCAGGAGTTCAGCGACACCGAGGACCTGCTGCGGGCGCTGCAGCAGCGGACGCTGCTGATGATGGCGGCGGTGGTGATCGGGGCGGGGCTGTTCGGCTGGTGGCTGGCGCGGCACATCACCCGGCGGCTGGTGATCCTGACGGCGGCGGCGGAGGCGGTGGCCCGTACGCGGCGGCTCGGCATCGACGTGCCCGTGACCGGCAGCGACGAGGTGGGGCGGCTAGGGCGCGCCTTCGACCGGATGCTGGGCCGGCTCGCGCAGTCGGAGGAGGACCAGCGGCGCCTGGTGCAGGACGCGGGGCACGAACTGCGTACGCCGCTGACGTCCCTGCGGACGAACATCTCCCTGCTCCGCCGGATCGACGAGCTGCCGCCCGGGACGCGGGACGAGCTGGTCGCCGACCTGGGGCAGGAGGCACGGGAACTCACCGACCTGGTCAACGAGCTGGTGGACCTGGCGGCCGGGCAGCCGGACGCCGAACCGCCGCAGCGGGTCGACGTCGCCGACCTCGCGGAGGATGTCGCGGGCCTGGCGCGCCGGCGTACCGGTCGGCGGATCGAGGTGCGCGCGAGCGGCGACACGACGACTCAGGGGCGGGCGGGGATGCTGACCCGGGCGATCTCCAACCTCGTCGAGAACGCGGCGAAGTTCGACGCCGCCGGGACCGCCCCGATCGAGATCGTGGTGTCCGGGCCGGCGCGTCCCGGGGCGATCCGGGTGGAGGTCCACGACCGGGGGCCGGGTGTCGCCGACACCGACGTGGTCCGCGTCTTCGACCGCTTCTACCGGGCCCCGGACGCCCGTTCGCTGCCGGGGTCCGGGCTGGGACTGTCGATCGTGCGCGAGGTGGCGCTGGCGCACGAGGGCGCGCCGTTCGCCTGCCGGCGGGAGGGGGGCGGGTCGGTCATCGGGTTCACGGTGGGGGCCGGTGCGCCGGACGCGGGGGGCGGGGCCTGA
- a CDS encoding ABC transporter permease codes for MSSLSLAVRDSSTMLRRNLLHARRYPSLTLNLLLTPVMLLLLFVYVFGDVMAAGIGDGGADRSAYLAYLVPGILMLTIGGTTIGSAVSVSNDMAEGIIARFRTMAIHRGSVLVGHVVGSVIQCVMSVVLVGAVAVAIGFRSTDATALEWLLAVGLLTLVSLALTWIAVGMGLSSPNAEAASNNALPLMVLPLLSSAFVPVDAMPGWFQPVAEYQPFTPAIETLRGLLLGTGIGHNGWLAVLWCLGLAVLGYVWSTSLFDRDPK; via the coding sequence ATGAGCTCCCTCTCCCTCGCCGTGCGCGACTCGTCCACGATGCTGCGCCGCAACCTGCTGCACGCCCGGCGCTACCCGTCCCTCACCCTCAACCTGCTGCTCACACCGGTCATGCTGCTGCTGCTCTTCGTCTACGTCTTCGGTGACGTGATGGCCGCCGGCATCGGTGACGGCGGGGCGGACCGGTCCGCGTACCTCGCGTATCTCGTCCCGGGCATCCTGATGCTGACCATCGGCGGCACCACGATCGGCAGCGCGGTGTCCGTCTCGAACGACATGGCCGAGGGCATCATCGCCCGCTTCCGCACCATGGCCATCCACCGCGGCTCGGTGCTGGTCGGTCACGTGGTCGGCAGCGTCATCCAGTGCGTGATGAGCGTGGTCCTCGTCGGCGCCGTCGCGGTGGCCATCGGGTTCCGCTCCACCGACGCCACCGCCCTGGAATGGCTCTTGGCGGTGGGACTGCTGACGCTCGTCTCCCTGGCGCTCACCTGGATCGCCGTCGGCATGGGCCTGTCCAGCCCGAACGCCGAGGCGGCCAGCAACAACGCGCTGCCGCTGATGGTGCTGCCGTTGCTGTCCAGCGCCTTCGTCCCGGTCGACGCGATGCCGGGCTGGTTCCAGCCGGTCGCCGAGTACCAGCCGTTCACACCGGCCATCGAGACGCTGCGCGGGCTGCTGCTCGGCACCGGGATCGGCCACAACGGATGGCTGGCCGTCCTCTGGTGCCTGGGGCTGGCCGTGCTCGGCTACGTGTGGTCCACGTCGCTGTTCGACCGCGACCCGAAGTAG